From one Haloferax marinisediminis genomic stretch:
- a CDS encoding b(o/a)3-type cytochrome-c oxidase subunit 1, translating to MATASGQKRTFVDRYPDEAGIVKANFLVAFVALGIGAFFGLVQALHRTDILRIIDSADYYTMLTGHGVLLAIVFTIFFLCGFFHWATARSLKQPAVSTLYSWAWFGLMTTGTVLATIAILGGFVPNLGISADVLFTFYAPLQAHPIFYIGLAMFIVGTWLAGADWFLSYREWRRDNKGERIPLQTFMVLTTMIMWYVSTIGIAVSVVFFLIPWSLGLIPSVNPLLTRTLFWYFGHPIVYFWLMPAYMMWYTILPKLSGGRLFSDPLARVVFLLFLLLSTPVGIHHQYLDPGIAEGFKFIAMTNTMFLLLPSLLTAFTAVASMEHGARQRGGEGYLRWLGALPWRDPAFTGMALAGILFAAGGFSGMINAGMNINYLIHNTLWVPGHFHLTVGTAVALTMMAGSYWLVPQLTGTKLYSRPIGLLQVIMWFIGMVFMSNAMHRAGLAGIPRRTAEPQYQNFDFVTPIGSIFELRVQIALGGTLLFLSVVLFLFNMLLTSLGEESDRPVDEYLPEPLSGPEGSPRVLDNLGLWTGIAVVLVILAYTLPVASIIQNGGGLFGGGLPVPVTISAGLDFVTTMVTGTVSSLLEVVA from the coding sequence ATGGCGACCGCTTCTGGACAGAAACGAACGTTCGTCGATAGATATCCCGACGAGGCGGGCATCGTCAAAGCGAACTTCCTCGTCGCGTTCGTCGCACTCGGAATCGGGGCGTTCTTCGGACTCGTCCAGGCGCTCCACCGGACCGACATCCTGCGCATCATCGACTCTGCAGACTACTACACGATGCTGACGGGACACGGTGTCCTTCTGGCCATCGTGTTCACCATCTTCTTCCTCTGTGGCTTCTTCCATTGGGCCACCGCGAGGAGTTTGAAGCAACCAGCCGTGAGTACGCTGTACTCGTGGGCGTGGTTCGGTCTGATGACGACCGGGACGGTTCTCGCCACCATCGCGATTCTCGGTGGCTTCGTTCCCAACCTCGGCATCAGCGCAGACGTCCTGTTCACGTTCTACGCGCCCCTGCAAGCGCACCCGATATTCTACATCGGTCTGGCGATGTTCATCGTTGGAACGTGGCTCGCAGGCGCCGACTGGTTCCTCTCGTACCGTGAGTGGCGGCGAGACAACAAGGGCGAGCGCATCCCGCTGCAGACGTTCATGGTGCTGACCACCATGATTATGTGGTACGTCTCCACCATCGGCATCGCCGTCTCGGTGGTGTTCTTCCTCATCCCGTGGTCGCTCGGCCTCATCCCGAGCGTCAACCCGCTTCTCACGCGGACGCTGTTCTGGTACTTCGGACACCCGATCGTGTACTTCTGGCTCATGCCGGCGTACATGATGTGGTACACCATCCTCCCGAAACTCTCGGGTGGACGACTGTTCAGCGACCCACTCGCACGCGTCGTATTCCTGTTGTTCCTCCTGCTTTCGACCCCAGTCGGGATTCACCACCAGTACCTCGACCCGGGTATCGCAGAGGGCTTCAAGTTCATCGCGATGACGAACACGATGTTCCTGCTACTCCCGTCGCTGCTCACGGCGTTCACCGCCGTCGCCAGTATGGAACACGGCGCACGACAGCGCGGTGGAGAAGGCTATCTCCGCTGGCTCGGCGCACTCCCGTGGCGTGACCCTGCCTTCACCGGCATGGCGCTCGCTGGGATTCTGTTCGCCGCTGGTGGCTTCTCCGGCATGATCAACGCCGGGATGAACATCAACTACCTCATCCACAACACGCTGTGGGTTCCCGGTCACTTCCACCTCACCGTCGGGACTGCCGTCGCGTTGACGATGATGGCCGGGTCGTACTGGTTGGTCCCGCAACTCACCGGGACGAAACTCTACAGCCGACCGATTGGCCTCCTGCAGGTCATCATGTGGTTCATCGGCATGGTGTTCATGTCGAACGCGATGCACCGTGCTGGCCTCGCCGGCATTCCGCGCCGCACCGCAGAGCCACAGTACCAGAACTTCGACTTCGTGACGCCAATCGGGAGTATCTTCGAACTTCGCGTGCAGATTGCCCTCGGTGGGACGCTCCTGTTCCTGTCGGTGGTGCTGTTCCTGTTCAACATGCTCCTGACGTCGCTTGGAGAGGAGTCCGACCGCCCGGTCGACGAGTACCTTCCCGAACCGCTCTCGGGCCCCGAGGGTAGTCCGCGCGTCCTCGACAACCTCGGTCTGTGGACCGGTATCGCCGTCGTCCTCGTCATCCTCGCCTACACGCTCCCGGTGGCGAGCATCATCCAGAACGGTGGTGGCCTGTTCGGCGGCGGCCTTCCCGTTCCGGTCACTATCTCGGCAGGGCTCGACTTCGTGACGACGATGGTCACTGGGACGGTTAGCTCTCTGCTGGAGGTGGTCGCATGA
- a CDS encoding cytochrome c oxidase subunit II, with protein MEIHAYEKLWLALALVLIVGFIGTITYGAAGVGIEMIDDKGGTVDPATLDEHPKFGDPGVEKTGENQYDVYVVARQFVFEPGTTEPIRVPEGSTVTFHVTASDVIHGFEVVGTNANTMAIPGQVAEFTVEFDEPGEYGLLCNEYCGSGHHVMEGKLVVMEQSEFDSWYEQQQQEGEN; from the coding sequence ATGGAGATACACGCCTACGAAAAACTCTGGCTCGCACTCGCACTCGTACTCATCGTCGGCTTCATTGGCACGATTACCTACGGCGCTGCCGGCGTGGGTATCGAGATGATCGACGACAAAGGTGGCACCGTCGACCCGGCAACGCTCGACGAACATCCGAAGTTCGGTGACCCCGGCGTCGAAAAGACGGGCGAAAATCAGTACGACGTGTACGTCGTCGCCCGACAGTTCGTCTTCGAACCCGGGACGACCGAACCCATCCGCGTCCCCGAAGGGAGTACTGTCACGTTCCACGTGACTGCATCGGACGTCATTCACGGCTTCGAGGTCGTGGGCACGAACGCGAACACGATGGCGATTCCCGGGCAAGTGGCCGAGTTCACCGTCGAGTTCGACGAGCCCGGTGAGTACGGTCTGCTTTGTAACGAATACTGTGGCTCCGGCCACCACGTGATGGAAGGAAAACTCGTCGTCATGGAACAGAGTGAATTCGACAGTTGGTACGAACAGCAACAACAGGAGGGGGAGAACTGA
- a CDS encoding sulfite exporter TauE/SafE family protein encodes MDGGMTPPALPANSPEAAAFLLVGLLGGAHCLGMCGPLVSVYADRLSDRAGTESLTLLHVRQHALFNVGRALSYAVIGALFALVGGVFFGAFDSLATIGSGVRATTGLLVGTAIILTGVGYLVGRSAALDRLTPAPVTRLFGRVSGWATARVDRLVGGPRILGLGAVHGLLPCPIIYPAYLYAFATGDPIRAAALLGLLGLGTIPTLFLYGTLLGQVSVRRRAVLHRALGAAFLVLGYIPLSHGLMLLGVSVPHLHVPFYQPLG; translated from the coding sequence ATGGACGGTGGGATGACACCACCCGCCCTTCCCGCAAACTCACCCGAGGCCGCAGCCTTTCTCCTCGTCGGGCTCCTCGGTGGTGCACACTGTCTCGGAATGTGCGGACCGCTCGTGAGCGTCTACGCAGACCGACTGAGCGACCGCGCTGGGACCGAGTCGCTCACGCTGCTTCACGTGCGCCAGCACGCGCTGTTCAACGTCGGGCGGGCGCTGAGTTACGCCGTCATCGGCGCGCTCTTCGCCCTCGTCGGTGGCGTGTTCTTCGGCGCGTTCGACTCACTCGCGACCATCGGAAGTGGTGTCCGCGCGACGACTGGTCTTCTCGTCGGAACCGCAATCATCCTCACCGGCGTCGGCTACCTCGTCGGCCGGTCGGCAGCACTCGACCGACTCACACCTGCACCCGTCACGCGCCTGTTCGGGCGCGTCAGTGGATGGGCGACGGCACGGGTCGACAGACTCGTCGGAGGCCCTCGAATCCTCGGCCTTGGCGCAGTACACGGCCTCCTCCCGTGTCCCATCATCTATCCCGCGTACCTATACGCGTTCGCCACCGGTGACCCGATTCGAGCGGCCGCGTTGCTCGGTTTACTCGGACTCGGGACGATTCCGACGCTCTTCCTCTACGGAACGCTCCTCGGACAGGTGTCTGTGCGTCGGCGTGCAGTCCTTCACCGGGCGCTCGGTGCTGCATTCCTCGTCCTCGGATACATCCCGCTGTCACATGGCTTGATGCTACTCGGTGTCTCTGTCCCACACCTTCACGTCCCCTTCTACCAACCTTTGGGGTGA
- a CDS encoding heavy metal translocating P-type ATPase has product MATKTQSRGEADGDTSGCDLCGLPTPTPPVTADDPVGEFCCRGCLEITRTLGDAATADPETVEQELAGEAEAVPDGAERTYMSVEGMHCATCEAFVSGTARSCDGVYAADASYANDMVRVTYDPETADLDGLSGTLSRYGYGTRDPHEREAAERTDNQVARFVIGGGVFGMMVMLWYILFLYPTYVGFSPVVELGVFDGIYILGNIWLMTSIVLFYTGFPILRGAVVSLRAGQPNMDLLVSLAATSAYVYSTAAVVVGETHVYFDVTVAIILVVTLGNYYEDRIKRKAAGMLSDLAASRVSEARRRTADGVETVSVEALEAGDIVEIRPGERVPVDGRVHEGTAAVDEALVTGESMPRTKRPGDDVLGGTVVTDRPLAVEVGEDATSTLDRLVELLWDIQSARSGVQRLADKLATIFVPTVLVLAGIAFGWTLLRGESATTALLVGLTVLIVSCPCALGLATPLAVASGIKEAASRGIVVASEAVFEAVPDVDVVVFDKTGTLTDGDMAVLRIDGDESTLRSAAALERFSAHPLASATVAAAEDTGVEIPELSADDALVHDRGVSGTVDGERVVVGHPALVRDEGMVVGEDLENAIENARDEGAVPVVVGQGDRARAVLVVGDEPREAWDDVVAAVADDGRRDVVVLTGDSERAARRFRDHPDVTDVFAGVPPEAKAETVERLRSRGTVAMVGDGSNDAPALAAADIGIALGTGTDIAGDAADAVLVGRDIDAIPEVFSLSAGVNRRIRGNLTWAFGYNAVAIPLAALGVLNPLFAAIAMGTSSLLVVANSARSVE; this is encoded by the coding sequence ATGGCGACGAAGACGCAGTCCCGCGGCGAGGCTGACGGCGACACCAGTGGGTGTGACCTCTGTGGGTTGCCGACACCGACACCGCCCGTGACGGCCGACGACCCCGTCGGCGAGTTCTGCTGTCGTGGCTGCCTCGAAATCACTCGTACGCTCGGGGACGCGGCCACCGCCGACCCCGAGACAGTCGAGCAGGAACTCGCAGGCGAGGCAGAAGCCGTCCCCGATGGTGCCGAGCGAACCTACATGTCGGTCGAAGGGATGCACTGTGCCACCTGTGAGGCGTTCGTCTCCGGAACGGCGCGGTCCTGTGACGGCGTCTACGCCGCGGATGCGAGTTACGCCAACGATATGGTTCGCGTCACCTACGACCCGGAGACCGCAGACCTCGACGGCCTCTCGGGGACACTCTCGCGGTACGGGTACGGAACTCGTGACCCACACGAACGTGAGGCCGCAGAACGGACGGACAATCAGGTCGCACGGTTCGTCATCGGCGGCGGCGTCTTCGGAATGATGGTGATGCTGTGGTACATTCTGTTTCTGTACCCAACCTACGTCGGGTTCTCGCCAGTGGTCGAACTCGGCGTCTTCGACGGAATCTATATCCTCGGCAACATCTGGCTGATGACCTCCATCGTCCTGTTCTACACCGGATTCCCCATCCTTCGAGGGGCGGTCGTCAGCCTCCGTGCCGGCCAACCGAACATGGACCTTCTCGTCTCGCTCGCGGCGACGAGCGCGTACGTATACTCGACGGCTGCCGTCGTCGTTGGCGAGACACACGTCTACTTCGACGTGACCGTCGCCATCATCCTCGTCGTGACGCTCGGCAACTACTACGAAGACCGAATCAAGCGGAAAGCGGCCGGGATGCTCTCGGACCTCGCCGCCTCGCGCGTCTCGGAGGCCCGCCGCAGGACCGCCGACGGCGTCGAGACTGTCAGTGTCGAGGCCCTCGAAGCCGGCGACATCGTCGAAATCCGGCCGGGAGAACGGGTTCCCGTCGATGGACGAGTCCACGAAGGGACTGCAGCAGTCGACGAAGCACTCGTCACGGGAGAGTCGATGCCGCGGACGAAGCGCCCCGGCGACGACGTCCTCGGCGGCACCGTCGTCACAGACCGCCCCCTCGCCGTGGAAGTCGGTGAGGACGCGACGAGTACGCTCGACCGACTCGTCGAACTCCTGTGGGACATCCAGAGCGCTCGCTCGGGTGTCCAGCGCCTCGCGGACAAACTCGCGACCATCTTCGTCCCCACCGTCCTCGTCCTCGCTGGAATCGCGTTTGGATGGACGCTCCTCCGTGGTGAGTCGGCGACGACGGCGCTCCTCGTCGGCCTCACGGTGCTCATCGTCTCGTGTCCGTGCGCACTCGGTCTCGCCACGCCACTGGCCGTCGCGTCGGGTATCAAAGAGGCAGCGAGTCGCGGCATCGTCGTCGCCTCGGAAGCAGTCTTCGAAGCGGTCCCCGACGTGGACGTGGTCGTCTTCGACAAAACAGGGACACTCACCGACGGCGACATGGCCGTCCTCCGAATCGACGGTGACGAATCCACGCTTCGGTCGGCCGCAGCGCTCGAACGGTTCTCTGCACATCCGCTCGCGTCGGCAACCGTCGCGGCCGCCGAAGACACCGGTGTCGAGATTCCGGAACTCTCGGCAGACGACGCCCTCGTTCACGACCGAGGTGTCTCTGGCACCGTCGACGGCGAACGTGTCGTCGTCGGGCATCCGGCGCTCGTGCGCGACGAGGGGATGGTCGTCGGTGAAGACCTCGAAAACGCCATCGAGAACGCCCGTGACGAGGGTGCAGTCCCAGTTGTCGTTGGGCAGGGCGACCGCGCCCGAGCGGTACTCGTGGTCGGTGACGAACCCCGCGAGGCGTGGGACGACGTTGTCGCCGCAGTCGCCGACGACGGCAGACGAGACGTGGTCGTCCTCACTGGCGACTCGGAACGAGCAGCACGGCGTTTCCGCGACCACCCGGACGTGACGGACGTGTTCGCGGGCGTCCCCCCAGAGGCGAAAGCCGAGACAGTAGAACGCCTGCGGAGTCGTGGGACTGTCGCGATGGTCGGCGACGGGAGCAACGACGCGCCCGCGCTCGCGGCCGCAGACATCGGTATCGCACTCGGTACTGGAACCGACATCGCTGGCGACGCCGCAGACGCAGTTCTGGTCGGCCGCGACATCGACGCGATTCCGGAGGTGTTCTCGCTTTCGGCGGGTGTGAACCGACGCATCCGCGGCAATCTGACGTGGGCGTTCGGCTACAACGCTGTCGCCATCCCACTGGCCGCACTGGGCGTCCTCAACCCCCTCTTCGCCGCGATTGCGATGGGAACGTCGAGCCTCCTCGTGGTCGCCAACTCGGCGCGGTCGGTGGAGTGA
- a CDS encoding pyridoxamine 5'-phosphate oxidase family protein encodes MRDIRYVYTVGMDAAAISKRLDEASSGVLSLADGNRSYAIPVHVHLDEPAGRLLFRLTDDGHSKKLDYIEKTDEATFICYEDAGKDSWSIMARGPIRVLPDEDLPDETTINRLYGGVRVFDEDVDDLKLHIVELVYDELTGRETAR; translated from the coding sequence ATGAGAGACATCAGGTACGTCTATACGGTGGGGATGGACGCTGCGGCCATCTCGAAGCGACTGGACGAGGCGTCGTCCGGCGTGTTGTCGCTGGCAGACGGGAATCGGTCGTACGCGATTCCCGTTCACGTCCACCTCGACGAACCGGCCGGGCGCCTCCTCTTTCGCTTGACTGACGACGGCCACAGCAAGAAGTTAGACTACATCGAGAAGACCGACGAAGCGACGTTCATCTGTTACGAAGACGCCGGTAAGGACTCGTGGAGCATCATGGCCCGAGGGCCAATTCGTGTGCTTCCGGACGAAGACCTTCCAGACGAAACAACCATCAACAGGCTGTACGGTGGCGTCCGCGTGTTCGACGAAGACGTAGACGACCTCAAACTCCACATCGTCGAACTCGTCTACGACGAGCTGACGGGACGCGAAACGGCACGATGA
- the mobA gene encoding molybdenum cofactor guanylyltransferase — protein MTRVAGVILAGGRSRRFGEMDKALARLDGVPLVCRTAGRVTSVTDELVFNCRRDQASALESACPDLDATIAVDTDPDTGPLGGIRTGLDATDAPLSAVVACDMPFVDPSLLTFLVAEATETGADVVVPQVEDGWFQTTQAVYRTESVSAAANAVLEQGGGKILDAFDSLDVRTVGPETLARFDPRTFENINTREEFAAAESAIRARRTEAE, from the coding sequence ATGACTCGCGTCGCAGGCGTCATCCTCGCCGGTGGGCGTTCACGACGATTCGGCGAGATGGACAAAGCCCTCGCACGACTCGACGGCGTCCCACTCGTCTGCCGAACTGCTGGGCGAGTGACGAGCGTCACCGACGAACTCGTCTTCAACTGCCGGCGCGACCAAGCCAGCGCACTCGAATCGGCCTGTCCCGACCTCGATGCCACGATTGCTGTCGATACGGACCCAGACACCGGGCCACTCGGTGGTATCCGGACTGGTCTCGACGCGACCGACGCACCGCTCTCGGCCGTCGTCGCGTGCGACATGCCGTTCGTGGACCCGTCGCTCCTCACGTTCCTCGTCGCAGAAGCCACCGAGACGGGCGCTGATGTCGTCGTTCCACAGGTCGAAGACGGCTGGTTCCAGACGACACAGGCAGTCTACCGAACAGAGTCCGTCTCGGCGGCTGCCAACGCGGTTCTCGAACAGGGTGGCGGAAAGATACTCGATGCCTTCGACTCACTCGACGTTCGAACCGTCGGTCCGGAGACGTTGGCGCGGTTCGACCCGCGTACCTTCGAGAACATCAACACACGAGAAGAGTTCGCCGCAGCAGAGAGCGCGATTCGCGCGCGTCGAACGGAAGCAGAGTGA
- the yqeC gene encoding selenium cofactor biosynthesis protein YqeC, with product MTDAPLDVTLADALGIGPNDLACVVGAGGKKTLIYRLARSLDGVVTSTVRIPIFDDEVAEVVVTDDPVETVAETSTRPLGVVPERERPDRYRGYDPSTVAALGRTTDDVVLTKADGARSRWLKAPGDHEPRLPDSTDLVCPIVSVRIVGEPLAHERVHRPELVSEVTGTDLGDPISAWDVAATLTSDRGGLKDVPETARVVPVLNMVDTEKHEANAEEIAGWVREHPRVDRVVATRLVADDPVVAVY from the coding sequence ATGACTGACGCACCCCTCGACGTGACGCTCGCAGACGCGCTTGGAATCGGCCCGAACGACCTCGCGTGCGTGGTCGGGGCGGGCGGGAAGAAGACGCTCATCTATCGACTCGCCCGCTCGCTTGACGGCGTGGTCACGAGTACCGTGAGAATTCCCATCTTCGACGACGAAGTCGCCGAAGTGGTCGTCACCGACGACCCCGTCGAGACCGTCGCAGAGACCTCGACACGTCCACTTGGCGTCGTTCCAGAGCGAGAGCGACCGGACCGGTACCGCGGCTACGACCCGTCAACTGTCGCCGCCCTCGGCCGCACCACCGACGACGTGGTGTTGACCAAGGCCGACGGCGCACGGTCGCGATGGCTGAAAGCACCTGGGGACCACGAACCACGACTGCCCGACAGCACAGACCTCGTCTGTCCAATCGTCAGCGTCCGTATCGTCGGCGAGCCACTGGCCCACGAGCGGGTCCACCGACCAGAACTCGTCTCGGAGGTGACCGGAACGGACCTCGGTGACCCCATCTCGGCGTGGGACGTGGCCGCGACACTGACGAGCGACCGCGGTGGACTGAAAGACGTCCCCGAGACGGCCCGCGTCGTCCCTGTGCTCAACATGGTCGACACGGAGAAACACGAAGCGAACGCCGAAGAAATCGCCGGGTGGGTACGCGAACATCCCCGAGTGGACCGCGTCGTCGCGACCCGTCTCGTCGCAGACGATCCCGTCGTCGCTGTCTACTGA
- the fdhF gene encoding formate dehydrogenase subunit alpha, translating to MAEPNESVCPYCGVGCGIRYDADRESAVGWKGPVNQKGELCPKGAAAWDVVDHEERLTTPLVRVNGTLVEATWEEAFDRIEREFDRIVTDHGPDSVFFFTSASCTNEENYLLQKTARKLGTNNVDSCARLCHASTVAAMRNRFGAGAMTNSLEDLMEADVFLVTGANPAEQHPVIFRSYVLPALKSGAKLIHVDPRENATTKAADIHLPVKPGFDIPVLNAMAAVIVEEGLVDEAFVAERTTGFDGLRAYLSELDVDEEAERAGVDPEDLRAAARAYGEAGRAAIFTGMGMSQHHCGTDNVHTLINLPLLTGNVGKAGTGVNPLRGQNNVQGTGDVGGLPNALPGYRDVTDADARAAAAEVWGFEPPETPGLTEVEATHRFGDEVRAAYVFGEDPAMTEPNTNYVRAQFEKLDFCVVHDIFPTETSNYADVILPGSVWAEKSGTVTNTDRQVIRMRQNVAPPGNARTDLDILREFAARVAGLESPETPEGVFDELCAVAPIYAGMSYEGIGTGSQRWPFPEGATEGTTFLHADRFENGSKTASLRVIEHVDPADPVEDDELVLTTGRVLQHFNSGALSRRSGVLMRMRGEDVLQIHPDDAAARGIEDGARVRIENERGTVTVAAEVTPAIRRGTVFTTFHYADPLVNKLTGNALDPTAKIPEYKHSAVRVTVEPDTDD from the coding sequence GTGGCAGAACCGAACGAGAGCGTCTGCCCGTACTGTGGTGTGGGATGTGGCATCCGATACGATGCAGACCGTGAGAGTGCAGTTGGGTGGAAAGGACCGGTGAACCAGAAGGGCGAACTCTGCCCGAAGGGCGCCGCGGCGTGGGACGTCGTCGACCACGAAGAGCGATTGACTACTCCGCTCGTCCGCGTGAACGGGACGCTCGTCGAAGCGACGTGGGAAGAAGCGTTCGACCGTATCGAACGCGAGTTCGACCGCATCGTCACCGACCACGGTCCCGACTCGGTGTTCTTCTTCACGTCGGCGAGTTGCACCAACGAAGAGAACTACCTCCTCCAGAAGACGGCACGAAAACTCGGGACGAACAACGTCGATAGCTGTGCCCGCCTCTGTCACGCGTCTACGGTGGCCGCGATGCGCAACCGGTTCGGTGCCGGTGCGATGACGAACTCCCTCGAAGACCTGATGGAGGCGGACGTGTTCCTCGTCACGGGTGCGAACCCGGCCGAACAGCATCCCGTCATCTTCCGGTCGTACGTGCTCCCGGCGCTCAAATCCGGGGCGAAGCTGATTCACGTCGACCCCCGAGAGAACGCGACCACGAAGGCGGCGGACATCCACCTCCCCGTCAAACCCGGCTTCGACATCCCGGTGTTGAACGCGATGGCGGCCGTCATCGTCGAGGAAGGATTGGTCGACGAAGCGTTCGTCGCTGAGCGAACCACCGGATTCGACGGCCTCCGAGCGTACCTCTCCGAACTCGACGTGGACGAAGAAGCAGAACGCGCTGGCGTGGACCCAGAGGACCTCAGAGCGGCCGCCCGTGCCTACGGTGAAGCAGGCCGGGCCGCCATCTTCACCGGCATGGGAATGAGCCAGCACCACTGCGGGACGGACAACGTCCACACGCTCATCAACTTGCCACTCCTCACCGGCAACGTCGGCAAGGCAGGAACGGGCGTGAACCCGCTTCGTGGCCAGAACAACGTTCAGGGAACGGGTGACGTGGGTGGCCTCCCGAACGCCCTTCCGGGATACCGTGACGTGACCGACGCGGACGCCCGCGCCGCCGCCGCCGAGGTGTGGGGGTTCGAACCTCCGGAAACACCTGGTCTCACTGAAGTCGAAGCGACCCACCGCTTTGGCGACGAAGTCCGCGCGGCGTACGTCTTCGGGGAGGACCCCGCCATGACCGAACCGAACACGAACTACGTCAGAGCGCAGTTCGAGAAACTCGACTTCTGCGTCGTCCACGACATCTTCCCGACGGAGACGTCGAACTACGCCGACGTGATTCTCCCGGGAAGCGTCTGGGCGGAGAAGTCTGGCACGGTAACCAACACCGACAGACAGGTCATCCGCATGCGACAGAACGTCGCGCCGCCGGGGAACGCCCGGACTGACCTCGACATCCTCCGTGAATTCGCCGCACGCGTCGCTGGTCTCGAATCGCCCGAGACGCCAGAAGGCGTGTTCGACGAACTCTGCGCGGTTGCACCAATCTACGCGGGAATGTCGTACGAGGGAATCGGAACCGGCAGTCAGCGATGGCCGTTCCCCGAGGGCGCAACCGAGGGAACCACATTCCTCCACGCAGACCGGTTCGAGAACGGGTCGAAGACCGCTTCGCTCCGAGTCATCGAACACGTCGACCCGGCGGACCCCGTCGAAGACGACGAACTCGTTCTCACGACGGGACGCGTCCTCCAGCACTTCAACAGCGGCGCGCTCAGTCGTCGCTCTGGCGTGTTGATGCGGATGCGCGGCGAGGACGTGCTCCAGATACACCCTGACGACGCCGCTGCCCGGGGAATCGAAGACGGAGCCCGGGTCCGTATCGAAAACGAGCGCGGAACCGTCACCGTCGCCGCCGAAGTCACACCCGCAATCAGGCGAGGAACCGTGTTCACGACGTTCCACTACGCCGACCCACTCGTGAACAAACTGACCGGTAATGCACTCGACCCGACGGCAAAGATACCCGAGTACAAACACAGCGCTGTCCGCGTGACAGTCGAACCTGACACCGATGACTGA
- a CDS encoding TVP38/TMEM64 family protein, producing MTRVPTLFESTRDRWQATFLLVALVAAMVVVGSVVVNQYPFLADPQELRTVLLQVGPLAPLAFIAVQILQVLVAPVPGQALGFASGFLFGALWGTVYSMVGIVIGTTLAVVLARHFGRPYVERVVTADALALFDDTVATHGLAVLFLIFLVPGLPDDAICFAAGLTDIPVRRIVAVAAVGRLPGFLLVNLAGSAAANSEPILLVIFVSALVSASVLGFLYRRQILAVFTE from the coding sequence TCCTCGTCGCTCTCGTCGCGGCCATGGTCGTCGTCGGGTCGGTCGTCGTGAACCAGTATCCGTTTCTCGCGGACCCACAGGAGCTCAGGACGGTGCTTCTCCAGGTCGGTCCTCTGGCGCCACTGGCGTTCATCGCCGTGCAGATTCTTCAGGTGCTGGTCGCGCCAGTCCCCGGACAGGCGCTCGGGTTCGCCAGCGGCTTTCTCTTCGGTGCACTCTGGGGGACGGTCTACAGCATGGTCGGCATCGTCATCGGGACGACGCTCGCCGTCGTGCTCGCACGTCACTTCGGTCGTCCGTACGTCGAACGCGTCGTCACGGCCGATGCACTCGCGCTCTTCGACGACACGGTGGCAACCCACGGACTCGCCGTCCTCTTTCTCATCTTTCTCGTCCCCGGCCTTCCCGACGACGCCATCTGCTTTGCGGCAGGTCTCACGGACATTCCGGTCCGTCGAATCGTCGCCGTCGCCGCAGTCGGCAGGTTGCCGGGGTTCTTGTTGGTGAACCTCGCGGGTTCGGCGGCCGCCAATAGCGAGCCGATTCTCCTCGTCATCTTCGTCTCCGCCCTCGTGTCGGCGTCGGTTCTCGGGTTCCTCTACCGTAGACAGATACTGGCCGTGTTCACCGAGTGA